A portion of the Deinococcota bacterium genome contains these proteins:
- a CDS encoding type II toxin-antitoxin system ParD family antitoxin yields MNVNLTPQLETFVRQKVKSGLYNSASEVVRDALRLMEEQDRFKELKLQLLREEIQKGLDDLDNGRYSEYTSET; encoded by the coding sequence ATGAACGTAAACCTGACCCCGCAGTTGGAAACGTTCGTTCGGCAGAAGGTGAAGTCGGGCCTGTATAACTCCGCCAGCGAGGTGGTGCGCGATGCGCTCAGGCTGATGGAGGAACAAGACCGCTTCAAGGAGCTGAAATTACAGCTCTTGCGCGAGGAAATTCAAAAAGGGCTCGATGATCTGGATAACGGCCGGTACAGCGAATACACCAGTGAAACGC